Part of the Sinorhizobium sp. BG8 genome, GGTGTCTGCCTCCCTCATGGTGCCTTCAAGCGTGCCGCCACGCTTCGCCACGGCAATCCCGAAACTCGCTGTTATCCGGAATTTCGCGCGACCCGCGCCGAACTCGCGCTCCGCCATCGTTGCGCGGACGCTCATCGCAAACATGCGCGCGCACTCGCAATCGGCAACTGGGAGGTAGACGGCGAATTCCTCGCCTCCTATGCGCGCAACCGACGCCTCGCTCGGCGCATGGGATCGCAATACCTGCGCGAAGGTGTGGATCACCTCGTCCCCGGCATGGTGCCCGAACTTGTCGTTGATGCGCTTGAAATAGTCTATGTCGGCAAGAACGAGAACTCCGGGAAAGGTTCCGGACCGCTGGAGCTGGGGCGCGACGAGCCGGGCGAAACCTCTCCGGTTGAGGAGACCGGACAAGGGATCGATGTCGGAACTCGCCACCGCGTCATCGATCAGTTCGCGAACGAGGACCGCCACGAGACCAAGGCCGACCGAAACGATCAGGACGGCACCGAGCCCCTGGGATACGAGCGCGAACTGACTGAACAGATAGTCCGCCGCTCCTACCCCCGCGCCGACCGCGCCGGCAGCGAACGCCTTGAGGGCATAGTAGCCGACCGTCAACAACAGCAACGTCAACAGGGTGCGGTCGGAAAGCCCGCGCCGGCGGCTCTGGTAGACAATGTTGCAGGCAAGCGCCTGCACGAGCAGGAACGGCAGTTGATAGGGTATCGAATGGCCGGGCGTCCCGCGAGGCAGGTCGAAGATGAGCATATCGGTAACGACGCCCGCGCCGAAAATTCCCGCAAGCAGCCACGGATTGACGCGCGACCGGTAGAACGCACCGACACCAAGCGCGAGCAGGCAAAGTCCACCAAGCATTGCCGCAAAGGCGCCGATGGCGAATAGTCTCTTGAAGTCGCTGACGAGAAGCATCGCTTCTCCGACTGCCGCAAGGGAGGCCACGGCGAACCCTGCCCCGAAGCACAAGGCTGCCCGACGCGACGGGCTCCTCGCCGCCAGCAAGAAGAACAGGCCAGAAAAAATCAGGGCGACACAGAAGTTAACCGCCAGCAGAGAAATCGCTCCGCTCATCGTTACCGTCCAAATCGGCGTTGCCTCCGCCGTGTTTTGCTGAGCACCCTTCCCACGGGATCCGCATATAGACTAGCAAAACCGACCAAACAAAGACTTAACCGCTGGATCCTCCCACGGGGCGCGAAATAGGGATGAGCAGGGCCGGATACGAAGCGGACGACATCGCCTTCGTTCGGTTCTTTGTCTGAGTGGAAAGGTGCTCTTAGTTGCCGGACGGAGGGCGAACAGCGATTCCCCCGCTCACCGGCTCTCGTACGCCGGTGGTGCCCGGATAGGTCAATGGCAGACCGCGCAGGCAGCGCACCGCGAGATAGGCCCAGGCCTCCGCCTCCATGCTGTCGCCGTCAAGACCGGCCACCTCGGCTGTCATGACACTGCTCCCTTCATTGGCAGCGAGTTCCGTGAGGTCCTTCATGATGACGCCGTTGAGCCGCCCGCCCCCGCAGATGACATACATGCTCGGCTTCTGCGGAAGGTGCCCGGCCGATTTCAGGATCGCCGCGGCCGTGAGATGGGCGAGCGTCCGTGCGCCATCCTCGAGCGACGCCTCCGCCCCGGACGGCGGCAGGAAATCGTTGCGGTCAAGGGAGCGGCGGTTCTGCGCATGGAAGAACGGATTGGCGAGGTAGCGCTCGACAAGGCTGGAAACCACCCGCCCCTCGCTGGCGATCATCCCGCCCTGGTCAAATGGTATGCCTGCATGCGTCTCCACCCATTGATCGATCAGCGTGTTCCCCGGCCCGCTATCGAACGCGATGATCTCGCCGCCCGTGCCGATGAAGGTCAGGTTGGAAATCCCGCCGATGTTCACGAGGACAACGGGGAAGACGCTTCTGGTGGAAAGGTTGCGCGCCAGTGCCGCGTGGTAGACGGGGATGAGCGGAGCGCCCTGCCCGCCGTGAACCATGTCGTTGGCGCGCATGTCATAGACCACCTCGATCCCGAGCTCGCGTGCCAGCAACGGTCCATCGCCGAGTTGGACCGTGAGGGCCTGGTCGGGCCGATGCAGGACCGTTTGCCCATGAAAACCGACGACATCAATATCATCAGGCATAATGTTGTTCTTGTTCAGAAATTGTCTGACAGCATCCGCATGACGCAACGTGAGTTCGCGTTCGACGTCCGCAAGATCGCCAGGGCGCTCCTCGCGCCGGATGATCGACTTGGCGGTAACCAGCGCGGATTGAAGCCGGCGCCGGAACGCGTGGTCATAGGCCACCCCAAGGGCAGGACCGCGCTCCACGATGTTCTCTCCATCGGTCCGCAGCAACGCAACGTCGATACCGTCCATGCTGGTACCGCTCATAAGCCCGACTGCGGTTCTTACCTGTCTCATCGCGAAAAATTCCAGAATCACTTTTGAAGTGATTATGCGCAAAAACAGTGATAAACGCCCGGCCACTCGCTCAGAAAACTTGCCCGCAAGAGAAACAGGTCATGTCCGAATTCAAGTCAGATTTTCTTCGCACGCTCAAGGAGCGCGGCTTCATCCACCAGATCTCCGATGAAACCGGCCTCGACGAACTCCTCGCCAAGGAAACCGTGACCGCCTATATCGGCTTCGACCCGACGGCGCCGAGCCTGCACGCAGGCGGCCTGATCCAGATCATGATGCTGCATTGGCTTCAGGCGACCGGCCATCGCGCAATCTCGCTCATGGGTGGCGGCACGGGAATGGTCGGCGACCCATCCTTCAAGGACGAGGCACGCCAGCTCATGACGCCGGAAACGATCGCCTCCAACATCGCCTCCATCAAGAAGGTCTTCTCCAACTACCTGACCTATGGCGAAGGCCCCAAGGATGCGCTGATGATCAACAATGCCGACTGGTTGCTCGGCATCAACTATCTCGAATTCCTGCGGGACGTCGGGCGCCACTTCTCAGTGAACCGCATGCTCTCCTTCGATAGCGTGAAGATGCGCCTCGATCGCGAGCAGTCTTTGTCGTTCCTCGAATTCAACTACATGATCCTGCAGGCCTACGACTTCGTGGAGCTCAACAAGCGCTACGACACCCGCCTGCAGATGGGTGGCTCCGACCAGTGGGGGAACATCATCAACGGTATCGACCTCGGCCACCGCATGGGTACGCCGCAGCTCTACGCGCTGACATCGCCGCTCCTGACCACCGCATCCGGCGCCAAGATGGGCAAGTCGGTCAACGGCGCCGTCTGGCTCAACCCGGAAATGCTCTCGGCCTATGACTTCTGGCAGTACTGGCGCAACACGGAGGATGCCGACGTGTCGCGCTTCCTGAAGCTCTACACGACCTTGCCGCTCGACGAGATCACCCGTCTTTCGGCGCTGGGAGGCTCGGAAATCAACGAGGTGAAGAAAATCCTCGCGACCGAGATCACGGCAATGCTCCATGGACGCAGCGCGGCCGAGCAGGCAGCTGAAACGGCGCGCAAGACCTTCGAGGAGGGCGCCCTCGCCGAAAACCTTCCGACGATCGAAGTGCCGGCTGGCGAGCTTGACTCCGGTATAGGACTGCTGACGCTCATCGTCCGTGCCGGACTTGCCGCCTCGAACGGCGAGGCCCGCCGTCACGTCCAGGGCGGTGCGGTCCGGATCAACGATGCCGCCGTCAATGACGAGCGCAAGTTGATCGGCAGCGGCGAAGTGACCCCGGACGGGGTGATCAAGCTCTCGCTGGGAAAGAAGAAGCACATCCTCGTCCGTCCGCTCTGACGGACTTCTGGCAAACCAGAATACGGGGACGCGCGACCGGCGCGTCCCGCGCCCTCTCTGCAGGGCCGAGCGTTTCTTACTGAAATTCGAAGATGTTCCGGAACACGCCTGGCGCGATGATCGACAGCGGATTTATCGTCAGCTGAGGCTTGTCGAAGTTTCCGCTGAGCTTGAACGTTATGCCGATCAGCCCGCGGTCGCGACCGTTGCCGAGGATGACGCCGATCAGCGGCAGTTCCGCAAACAGGCGGTTCAGCCCATAGGCCGGCATGAACGTACCCGTCATCTCCATGCGTCCGCTGGCGTCGCGCACCATGCCCTGGAACGTCGCCCCGACCATTTCACCGCGCACGACACCATTCTCGACGCTGAGCGCTCCGCCGCCCATTTCGACCCTGGCAAAGCCGCGGTCGAAACGCACGGTGCTGACGTCTATGTCACGGCGCACCGCATCGTTCAGGCTGCGGCCGTTTTCACCCGTCGGGGTGGAGACGATCGATTTCAGCCGGTCCTCGCCGACCAGAGAGAACTTCCGGATATCAACGCTGCCGCGCCAGCTTTCGTTCTTGCCGGCCCGCATGCGCACATTCAGCAACCCGCCCTGCATATGCCGATAGATGTCGGCGAAACGGGCGATCGCACCCGCGTCCCCGCTGGTGAATTCGACGACGTTCGAGCGGTCACCGGCACCAAGTTTGGCAACGACCGGCGAGCCGCCAGCGGTAACGGCCGCCAGGTCCAGCGCCGTAATCTTCTGACCGGAAAACGCATAGGTCAGGCTTACATTCGTCAGCGTCTCCCCGTTGAACCCTCCCATCGAACCGAGCTTGGCGCGGACGGTCGCTCCCTTGTTGCCGCTTGACTCGCCGCCGTCGCCCTGGCCGGAACTCCCGCTCTTGAGTTTTGCCAGAAGCGGCCGGACGTCGGCGAACTCGCCGTCGACATTGATGGCGTAGCTGCCCCCCTTGCGCTCTACCGATATCCGGTAGCGGTCCTGCGGCGACAGGCTGACCCGCGAGAACTTTGCCGATGTAAACGTCGAGTTGTCGAAGGCAAGAGCCCCCTCCACGGCGAAACCCTCGCCGCCAAAGGTAAAATCGCTGACGCTGGTACTGTTGTTCTCCGACCTGACGACGAACTTTGCCGTCGCGCCAATACCGGCGCCCTTCGTCCAGCCGATCCACGGAATCGAGACCGCCGTCCGATCGAGATCGGCAACGACCCGATACCCGCCCTCGTCTGCGGAGGTCACCTCGATGCCGACCGGCCCCTCCAGCAGATCGTCGAAACCGGGAAGGAGCTTGCGGCGGGCCGCATTGTCGAGCGTACCCGTTATCTTGACCTCGCGCTTCGTTCCCGTTGACTTGTCCACCGGCTCCACCAGCACGACCTGCATTGGCACGCCGTCGATATCGGCCTTCGCGTCGAGGTCAGCCCGGCTGGGTGTGACGACGAGCGAACCGGTGAGATCCGAAACGTTGCGGTTGGCGATCGGCTTCTTGACCGTGACGTCCGTGAGCGCCATGTCGGCGGTCCATACGGGCGCCGGCGGATTCTGGTTCTTCACGAGGCCGAAACGCGCCTTCACATTGGCACTCACGGAGCCCGTGAAGTCGTCGACCATGAAACCGGTACGCTGAAGCGCGCCGATCGGCCTGTAGGTCACCAGCTCGGCGATGGCATCGGCGTTTCCTGCAACGTTGATGTCCATGTCCGCCATCAGCGGTTTGGCATAGGTGTCCGGCAGGATGAACGTACCGCCGGTCAGCGTCACCGAACGCCCGGACTGGAAATAGGCGGCGCCGCCGTTGATGGTAATGACCGCGCGCTCGCCGGTGAGTTCGAAACGCCCGGACGTGTCCCGCAAGGGTGGAATGTCTCCCGCCACGTTCATGCGCGCGCCGGCGATGTCGAAGGAGATCTTGAGGTCGTCGCCGCGCAATTCGAGTTTCTTGCCGGGTACAATCTTCCGATCGCCTGAAATGAACGCCTCTATGCGGCCGTTGGTGACAGTTCCGCCGAAAATATTGCCGATGACCCAGCGTCGGGCGTTCTTTGCCATCCAGAAGGGCCAGAACTGCTTTACCGCGGCCGATTCCAGCTGGTTGGCGAGAGCCACGAAGCTGATCTCGGGGGCCGGCTGGCCGAACAGGACCGAAAGCGAGCCGGCCAGCGATCCCCGCTCGCTCGTAATCGCCATTTCCGGGAATGTCAGCTCGCGGCTCGCCGGCAGGAACTGTCCGCGTGCCTTGGCATCGAAGCGTGTCGGCACTTCGCCGGTGTCCGATGGCGCCATCGTGCCGTCCCGGACGAGAAGATCGATCGCGAATCCCTTCTGCGTCTGGTTGGGCAAGCGGTCGAGGTCGATCAGACCGCCCGTGAATGGGAAGGACGATGCCCCGATCCGGATGTTCGAGGGCGAGATTTCAATGGTTCCCTTGTCGAAATTGTAGGAGGCGGCGACATTCGATGCGAGGAGATCGGCCGAGATGCCATCGGCATAGATCTCTCCTTCGCTGGTGGACAATCCGACGGTGAGAACAGGGCTCGCCGTTGTGGTCCCGCGAGTCGCGTCGATACGGAGATCCGCCGCCGCATTGATGCCGGAGTGCGGCAACCCTTCGTTCTTCTTCAAGAGGAACGGGCTCAGCCCCACGCCCTTGAGGGTACCGGCCACGTTCTTGACCACGCCGCCTTCGCCGGTCGCCGTCAGGTCTACGCTGCCTGCGCGATCGTCGATCGCGAAATCACCGCGGATCTGCATCTGGCTCTGCTCGGCACGCACGAATTCGAGCTTCTGGATGGACAGCGCCACCGGCGTGTCTCCGGACCCCTTGAGCGAAACGCCCATGTCGGAGACGCGCACCTTCTCGAGGCCGTTGTTCACGATGAGGCGGCTTATGTCGTCGAGCGCCGTAAAGGCAGTCTCCGCGTAATCAGGGACATCACTGATTCGCAGAGCGCTCGCGTCGAACGCGCCGCCTTGCGGCAGCAGAGACGGATCGAGCATCGCGCCGTCGATATCGAGTTTCGAGACCGAAACGCGTCCCGAAAGCAGCGAGAGCGGATCCATGACGAGCGAGATAGCCTTGGTCGTGACGATCTTCTGCCCGGAACCTGCTTCCGCAAGAGACACATCCTCGGCCTTCAGCGCCAGACCACCCCAGCCGGAAAGACGCAGCACGGTGTGTTCGACATCGGCGCGATAGTCGGGACCGAGCGCCCGGTTGAGTGCGGCGACTGCCTGAGCGTTGAGCGGGCCATCGGCGATGCCGCTTTCGACGGCGGCGGCAATCAGCCCCACGAGAACAACGGCGGATGCCGTCACCCAGGCGATAACCTTGCAGGCAAGGCCGGTTTTGGAGGGACCGCTGGTGGATTTGAGGACCATCGGATCCTCCGCCTGTGCCGACGGCAGTTCGTGAAGGCAGACGATGTCTGTCTTCTTGAAAACCACCTTCTCGCCGCGGATTTCACCCATGTCTCGAGAACCGTTGCCCCTGCCAGCCCGTAAAAGCCCTATCAGCCCGAATAGGACCATGTCGCCCATAAGTCGCTGGACGATACAACTTTCCACTATATATCGGTGAACGCCACCCGATGCCCCAAAATCCCGACCAAAGAAAGGAAATCTCATGGCAGAATTGCTGCCGGGCCAGCATGCGCCCGATTTTACTCTCCCGCGTGACGGCGGCGGTGTGCTTTCACTGTCCTCCGTGCGCGACAGATCCGTGGTTCTCTTCTTCTACCCGAAGGACGACACGCAGGCCTGCACGGCCGAATCGATCGCATTTTCGGCCCTGCTTCCGGAATTCGAGGCGGCGGGATGTGCGGTGGTCGGCATCTCTCCTGATCCGGTGCGCAAGCATGACAGGTTCGTCAAGAAGCACGATTTGACGGTCACCCTCCTCTCGGACGAAACCCATGAGGTCCTGGAACTCTACGGCGTGTGGAAAGAGAAGAAGATGTACGGCCGGGCCTATATGGGCGTGGAACGGACGACCATTCTGCTCGACAGGGAAGGCAAGATCGTGCAGATCTGGGAAAAGGTAAAGGTTGCAGGGCATGCCGAAGCCGTCCTGACAGCGGCAAAATCGCTTTAGCAAAATAGCCCATACCATGGAAATTAAAGAACAAACCATCCAAGTTGATAGCTTGAGGTCAGGAGCCACGCGCGCCATTGCCTCGGCTGATCTCGACATCAAGACCTCCCTTGCCCAGGAAACGGCGCGGCGCTGGTTTAACCGCACGCTTTCGCTCCGCTCGCCGCTCGATCCGCCTATCCCCGACAGACCAGGACGGCCGGCACGGCCCGAGCTCATTCCGCCCAAGCACATGAAGAAGCGCTCTCTCCATACGCCGAAGGGGCGGATCGCCCTGCTCCACGCGCTGGCCCATATCGAACTGAACGCCGTCGATCTTGCGCTTGATATCGTCGCCCGATTCGCGAGCGAGCCGGTTCCGAACTCCTTCTTCGACGGATGGATGCAGGTGGCCTTCGAAGAGGCCAAGCATTTCAAGCTCATAAGGGAGCGCTTGCGCAGCCTCGGTGCCGATTATGGCGATCTCCCTGCCCATGACGGACTGTGGCAGGCCGCGCAGGACACGCGCAACAGCCTCTCGGCGCGCCTCGCCGTGGTGCCACTGATTCTCGAGGCCCGCGGGCTCGACGTCACCCCTGCATTGCAGGCCAAGATGCGGGAAACCGGCGATATCGAAAGCGCGGACATTCTCGACATCATCTACAACGACGAGAAGGGCCATGTTGCGGTCGGTGCCAAATGGTTTCGGTTCCTCTGCGCGCGTGAACGAAAGGATCCGTCGGAGACGTTCAAGGCGCTCGTACGCGCCAATTTCCGGGGTCCCCTCAAGGCGCCGTTCAACGACGTCGCCCGTGCGGAGGCCGGATTGACGCCGTCTTTCTACCGTTCGCTCACCTCCGTGAGCCAGAGCTGACGGGCCTCATCATGCGGCAGGCGGCCGAAATGGTTTATTAACCTTAACATTGTGTAATTCCCAACGAAATCAAATGTGGATTTGCATCCGCTGGGGAGTCGTTGGTGTCCGAACGTCCTGAGAACCGCGTTTTTGGGAAACGCGAAAAGCAGCACATCATCATCCTCGCCAGCGGCGACCGTATCCGCCACATGTCGATCAGGCCGTGGATGGTCGCCGTTACCTTCTGCTTCGCCGCGATGTTCACCGTGGGCTATCTGGCGGCGACCTCCTATCTGGTGCTGAGAGACGACCTGATTGGCGCCACGATGGCGCGCCAGGCCCGCATGCAGCACGACTACGAGGACAGGATTTCGTCGCTCCGGGCACAGGTGGATCGCGTCACCAGCCGTCAGCTCCTGGACCAGCAGGTCGTCGAGGAAAAGGTTGAACGGCTTCTGCAGCAGCAGATCGCGCTTTCGGCCCGGCACGGCAAGCTCGATGACCTCCTGACGAGGGCACAGGACGCCGGGCTGCAGCAGGCACCCATTCCCACCGAGCGCGAGGAACGGCCGGAAGCCAAGCCTCTCGCCTATGAGCGCCGCGCGGACGCTGCGGGCGTCAAGGCTATCGAAGCCCTGATGTCGCCGAGGCAGTCGCTCAATGCCGACCCCGCGGAGACGCTGCGCCAATCCTATGCAACCGGCGAAACGGCGGCTGACCGCGCGGACCGTATGTTCTCGAAGGTGACACTTTCCCTGAAGGACATCGAGCGCAGGCAGCTGGACCGTATCCAGTCCTTGACGGCCGGCGCCTCCCAGACTGCCGAAGCCATCCAGACGATCCTCCGCCGCACGGGCTTCGACACCTCGGACGTTTCGCAGGATACGGCAGAGGCAGGCGGTTCGGACCTTGCGATCGGCGGCCCTTTCGTCGAACCGGAAACCACTGACGCGTTCGAAGGCTCGATGGGCGAACTGGACCTTGCCCTCAATCGCCTGGATGACGCTCGCAAGGCCGCCAAGCAACTTCCATTCGGCAATCCCTCGCCCAGCAGCGACGTCACCAGCCGTTTCGGTAATCGGACGGATCCCTTCCTCGGCCGGCTGGCGCTTCACGCCGGCATCGATTTTCGCGCCCGCGTGGGAACGGAAATCCACGCGACCGGCGCAGGAACGGTCCTGACGGCCGGCGCCACGGGCGGTTACGGCAACATGGTCGAGATTAGCCACGGCAACGGCGTGACGACCCGCTATGCCCACCTCTCCCGTGTCCTTGTAAAGGCCGGGGACAAGGTCGAGGCCGGCGACCCGGTCGGTCTGTCAGGTACGACCGGCCGCTCCACCGGCCCCCATCTTCACTATGAGGTCCGCCGCAACGGCAAGGCGATCGACCCCATGCGCTTCCTGACGGCAGGGTTGAAATTATCGACTTTCATGGACTGACGCAAAGTGAACCATTTTGGAACGGTGATGCAAAACCGCCTCGGATCATATTCGTTTTGCTTGCGAATCGCCGGGAAATTCCGATTTCCTTGACTTTGCGGCACTTTCAGCATATGTGCGCTGCATCCAGCGATGTACGTCCTGCTGAAACCTCATGTGTTCGCGAGAACCGGAACGGAAACTGATTTCCCTTTGACCACTTTTTCTGACCTTGGCCTGAGCCAAAAAGTTCTATCCGCCGTTACGGACGCGGGTTACGTCACTCCCACCCCGATCCAGGCGGGTGCGATACCTCCGGCCCTCCAGCGGCGCGATATTCTTGGGATCGCACAGACGGGCACGGGCAAGACAGCATCCTTCGTGTTGCCGATGCTGACGCTCCTCGAAAAGGGTCGGGCACGGGCGCGCATGCCGCGAACGCTCATCCTGGAGCCGACGCGCGAACTGGCTGCGCAGGTGGCGGAGAACTTCGAGAAGTACGGCAAGAATCACAAGCTCAACATCGCGCTTCTGATCGGCGGGGTTTCATTCGAGGACCAGGACCGCAAGCTCGAGCGCGGGGCAGACGTGCTGATCTGCACCCCTGGCCGCCTGCTCGATCATTTCGAGCGCGGCAAGCTGCTGATGACGGGCGTAGAGGTTTTCGTCATCGACGAAGCGGACCGCATGCTCGACATGGGCTTCATCCCGGACATCGAGCGTATCGCGAAGCTCATCCCCTTCACGCGCCAGACACTGTTTTTCTCGGCCACCATGCCGCCGGAAATCCAGAAGCTCGCCGATCGGTTCCTCCAGAATCCGGAACGCGTAGAGGTCTCCGCCCGGTCGTCCACGGCGACGACCGTTACCCAGCGACTGGTGGCAAGCCATTCCAAGGATTACGAGAAGCGCGCGGTTCTGCGCGATCTCATCCGCTCGCAGGACGAATTGAAGAACGCCATCATCTTCTGCAATCGCAAGAAGGACGTGGCCGATCTCTTCCGTTCCCTCGACCGGCATGGCTTCTCGGTCGGCGCGCTGCATGGTGACATGGACCAGCGTTCGCGCATGACGATGCTTGCGAATTTCAAGGACGGGAACATCAAGCTTCTCGTCGCATCGGACGTGGCCGCCCGTGGCCTCGACATTCCCGATGTCAGCCACGTGTTCAACTTCGATGTCCCCATCCATGCGGAAGACTATGTTCACCGCATCGGCCGTACGGGACGTGCCGGTCGTTCCGGCGCATCGTTCACCCTCGTCACCAAGCGTGACACCAAATTCTCCGACGCAATCGAGAAGCTGATCGACAAGAAGATCGAATGGCACAACGGCGATCTTTCCGCCTTGCCGCCGGCAGCTGAAAGCGATGAGCGCGAGCGCCCACGCAAGGGCGGCCGCGACAAGGACCGTGAGCGCGGCCGTGGCCGTGATCGTCAGGATAGTCATAAGGCCGACACGCGGAAGGCCGATGATCGCAGCGATACGATTGACCAGGAGAAGAGGGTTGAAACTGTGAAAGCTGAACGCAAGAACGAAGGCCGGCCCCAGAACACCGTCCGTAACCAGCGCCAGCCTCACGCGCCCTACCCGGCGAACGATGACAATCGCGATCGTCGCAACCGCTATCGCCGCGACGAGGACGATGGTCCGACGCCGCTCGGCTTCGGCGATGAGATTCCTGCGTTCATGCTGATCGCGGGCAAGGCCTGAAGCCTTTCCAAATGGGTCTGCCTGGCATCGACTTCCCCGGCGTAGGCTGTGGGCTTGCGATTCTTCGTGGCGAAAGCCTCCTTCTCTACAGGAGACTGAAGGCGCCCGAGGCTGGCCACTGGAACATCGTCGGCGGCAAGATTGACCACATGGAAGCCGCCAT contains:
- a CDS encoding DEAD/DEAH box helicase, coding for MTTFSDLGLSQKVLSAVTDAGYVTPTPIQAGAIPPALQRRDILGIAQTGTGKTASFVLPMLTLLEKGRARARMPRTLILEPTRELAAQVAENFEKYGKNHKLNIALLIGGVSFEDQDRKLERGADVLICTPGRLLDHFERGKLLMTGVEVFVIDEADRMLDMGFIPDIERIAKLIPFTRQTLFFSATMPPEIQKLADRFLQNPERVEVSARSSTATTVTQRLVASHSKDYEKRAVLRDLIRSQDELKNAIIFCNRKKDVADLFRSLDRHGFSVGALHGDMDQRSRMTMLANFKDGNIKLLVASDVAARGLDIPDVSHVFNFDVPIHAEDYVHRIGRTGRAGRSGASFTLVTKRDTKFSDAIEKLIDKKIEWHNGDLSALPPAAESDERERPRKGGRDKDRERGRGRDRQDSHKADTRKADDRSDTIDQEKRVETVKAERKNEGRPQNTVRNQRQPHAPYPANDDNRDRRNRYRRDEDDGPTPLGFGDEIPAFMLIAGKA